TCCAAGAGTCGGCTCAAAAAGCCTCTCAGCCCTGCGGCACCCCTAGCGGTCTAGCCTTATTATATTATATAACTTTAATTCAAAAATAACACAGGCCTGACAAAAATGCAAAGCGCCTAGCCAGCAAAAGTCAGGAAAATACAATCGCCGGGTCGTAGTCACAATTTGTCCAAAGCTCTTGACTTTTATGTAACCGCTCATTACAATGAGCACATACTCAATATGTGGAGCAAATAGAATATGCTACAGATGCATCTAATCACTACGATCAACCAAAAGGTGCTGGGCCTGCTTGCGAAATTCTCGGACGAGGAGTTCTATGAGCGGGAAGTAGCTCGTAAGCTCGGGATATCTACCGGCTCGGCAAACCGGTCACTAAACGGGCTATATTCCACAGGGGCTGTCCTACGCCGTCGAGAGGGTAAAATGTATTTCTATTCTATCGATTCCTCTAATGCTGCCTCCACCGAGTTCAAGAAAATGGTGAATCTTATGCTGGTTGAACCATTAATAGAGGAACTGAAGAAGATGTCAAATCGTATTATACTATATGGCAGTTGTGCTCTCGGAACTGATACCTCTGAGAGTGATTTGGATTTATTCGTGGTATCGAGCAGAAAGGAAGATGTGGCCAATGCCATCGGTGATTTTAAATTCCCGAAGGGATTTGAGAATATTCATATTCAATCGGTGATTAGAACCCCCGTCGAGCTACTGGAGAGTGGAGAATCGGAGCGGACTTTCATAGAAGAAGTTGATCGCGGCATACTATTATGGGAAATGGTGGCTGGTGAATCAAGAGTTTAAGCAGTGTCTCGAAAACAAAAAGGTCGTTTCCTTCACCAGAGGTAAAAACCTGGTTAAGAAGGAACTCTCAGCCGCCAAAAGCGACCTGTTGGATGCAAGATCGGGCTATGAGAATGAGCGCTACAAATGGTCGACTATCCAGGGCTATTATGCTATGTTCCATGCCGCCAGAGCGCTTGTCTACTCTCGGGGCTATCGTGAAAAGAGTCACTACTACCTGGCTGTAGCTTTGAGAGCACTATTTGTGGACGAAGGTATAATGGATGCTCAGCTAGTTCGTGACTTTCTCAATGCTATGAATCTCCGCGAAGCTGCTGATTATGAAGCTGAATTCTCTCAATCTGGAGCGAAGGCAGTCATTGCTTCGGCAGAGAAGTTCATTGTAAAGGCAGCCGCTATTTTAGGTG
This Dehalococcoidales bacterium DNA region includes the following protein-coding sequences:
- a CDS encoding nucleotidyltransferase domain-containing protein; this encodes MLQMHLITTINQKVLGLLAKFSDEEFYEREVARKLGISTGSANRSLNGLYSTGAVLRRREGKMYFYSIDSSNAASTEFKKMVNLMLVEPLIEELKKMSNRIILYGSCALGTDTSESDLDLFVVSSRKEDVANAIGDFKFPKGFENIHIQSVIRTPVELLESGESERTFIEEVDRGILLWEMVAGESRV
- a CDS encoding HEPN domain-containing protein codes for the protein MNQEFKQCLENKKVVSFTRGKNLVKKELSAAKSDLLDARSGYENERYKWSTIQGYYAMFHAARALVYSRGYREKSHYYLAVALRALFVDEGIMDAQLVRDFLNAMNLREAADYEAEFSQSGAKAVIASAEKFIVKAAAILGVSEYSL